Sequence from the Colletotrichum higginsianum IMI 349063 chromosome 6, whole genome shotgun sequence genome:
ggagagagggcAGCGACTTGGTGGGAGGGCCAGCCGGTGGCCCGTCTGAGGTGACGACGGTAGGGGCAGACATTGTAGCGATGTTGGACTGTTTTACAAATCTCGCAAAGTGTTGGGTTTGAGGGGTTGATTCAACCGTGTTAGTTGATTGAGTTAAAGGAGCAAACTGCAGAGTAGTGATTCAGGTGCCCCGGTGCGTTGCTGAGCCGAAGCAGGGCCGTAACGTAAGTTGATTGTTTAACTCCCCAACGTTTATGAAGGGCTAAATACGATGCGAGTGCGGGTGTCGACATGTTTCCCGAACTTCCGATAGACATGATCAAATGTGTCATAGATCTTTGGAGCTTCCGTCGCAAGCCACTTGCAAGTCTCGTTTTGGACGTTTCACATTGTTGGCAGCTTGCCATGCCACTGACAGCAGGTCCCAATCATGCCACCTCGGATCTCCGGGGAGTTCGTTGATCAGCCGGGAAGTACAGGCATGAATCCTGGTGAGGCCGGCACAGACCAAAACCTTGGTGTATCccgggggggtggtggtggtggtggtggtgataGGGTTGGGGTTGCCAGACGACAAGACAAAGTTTATTTTACCTTTCCAAGAAAAGCTTTGCCGCATCGGATACCATGAGTACAGGTACTGCAAGGTATGTACAATACAACCTTCCGGTGTATCCTCTGATCGGGCGATATGTGGATTTCAAGTGCGCGGATCGCGCGGGACCATGATGTTTCCGAGGATGAGATGAATATGGCCCAATGGGGATCAACCGGTAGAAAATTGTGCAAGCGGAAGCCTCGGGTTTGACGAGCCACTCGGAAACAGGTACAAGGggattgattgattgattgattgcCTCGCTCAGGTAGGTTTCTCGCCAGCGCTTGCAAACTCTGGTAACTTGTTCGCGAAATCCAGCAAGGCAAACGCCAAGCTAGGTTTCTCGCCAGCTTTTGCAAACTGGGCAAGGTGCTCGCGGCCCGGTCCGGTAGTGTGCCGACGGAGGCCCACATGGGCCATGGCCGGCGGAGAATAGTGGAGGCGCTAAATCCCCGGGTGTGTCCCACTGCCGCGGGTCCCCCGCACCCCCGAGGCTTGCCGCGGCTGGGCGAGGCGACCGAACCCAAATCAGTGGGGGTGATTGCGgggcggagaggaggggggaaaggtgATGGCACAGGCATTCTTAATGCTGCTGAGTATCCGTAGACCAAGGGATTAAAACAGCTGGGAACGCCGTTTCATCGTTTAGTAACTACTACGACCGCAACGCACGTTTATTGTTCAGTAATCAAGCCGGACGACTATAGCGCACGTTCTCTCCAGCACATCATTTACCAGACTCTCGGTCGCGCGCTTAGGGCTATACACCACACCGCACTACGCCATACCACACCCATCCCTAGTCTTTTTGTTCATTGCAAGTGAGAGAGCACCACCCGGCAAGCACACATCACTTCTCGGCCATATTATTCGTCGGGTTATTAGCAGCGGACTCCAACGCGCCCGGTCTATTCTGTCGACCGGATTCCCGTTTTGGTCAACAATACAACATCATATCGTCCCTCTCAACGTAGCAGGCAAgctccctccttctcgtcatcTCGCAGCTTGGACACTCGCGAAACCAAAACAGCTGGGAGTTTACGACAAAACCAATCATGCAAGCCACCGCCTCCATCCCCCCCGGCCTCCCCGCCGAGCACGGCCATGCTGCCGTGGGTCGCCCGGGTCTCTCGGCACAAACACAGAGCAGCAACGCCCTCTACGTCGGCATGAACCCCAGCCCGCCCGCCAACCCGGACCACCGCTTCTGGTGGGACCACTTCGCGCCCTTCCTGCTGTCTTGGCTGTGCGCGTCCGGATGCTACTCCGAGAgcgacatcgccgcccagCTGACCATCCTGCGGGACGTCGTCATCCCCGCCTTCGGGCCCCCGTCCGTCGTCCAGCACGCCCTCAAACCCACCGGTTCTCCCTTTGAGCTGTCGTGGAACTTCACCCCGCACGGCAACACCATCCGCTACACCTTCCAGCCGATGGGCTCCCgcgccggcaccgacgaGGACCCCTTCGGCTCCAGCaacctggacgacgaggtgctCCCCCTCCTCGAGAGGCACTCCGCCAACGTCGACCTGCGCTGGTTTTGCCAGTTCCGCGACGCCTGGATGATGCACCGCCaccacgccgacgccgccgctgccaaggaggccatgAAGCAGCACGCCAACGTCAAGATCCCGAGCCAGCTGTTCCTGGGCTACGACCTGGTCGGCCCCAAAGCCCAGCTCAAGGCCTACTTCCTGCCCATCTTCAAGCACTTCGCCACGGGCCGGTCGaccgacgccctcgccgccgagatgaTCCGCTCGCTGGAGCCGTTCGGCccggagctcgaggaccAAGTCCGCCAGATGGAACAGTTTCTGGCCGGGTGCAGCTACCCGCACTTCATCGACATGGTCGGCATCGACTGCTGCGACCCGGCCAAGGCGCGGATCAAGGTGTACGTCCGCGTCAACAATGTGAGCCGCGCGTGTGTGAAGTACTTCCTCACAATGGGCGGACGATTGGACGATGAGCGGACGCGGCGCATGCTCGCCGACATGGACCGTTGCTGGCACcacgtcatcgacgaggaggccggctATCCAGACGAGCAAGACAAGAAGCCCAAGGATCCCGCGACGTTCCACAAGGGCATCGTCATGGCCATCACCCTTTCTCCGGCGCTCAACGACGGCGTTGTGAGGACGAGGCCGTACTGTTCGTGGAGCAATTACCAGAGCAGCGACTGGGGCGCCGTGGGAAACTTTGCCATGATCCTGAA
This genomic interval carries:
- a CDS encoding TdiB protein; the protein is MQATASIPPGLPAEHGHAAVGRPGLSAQTQSSNALYVGMNPSPPANPDHRFWWDHFAPFLLSWLCASGCYSESDIAAQLTILRDVVIPAFGPPSVVQHALKPTGSPFELSWNFTPHGNTIRYTFQPMGSRAGTDEDPFGSSNLDDEVLPLLERHSANVDLRWFCQFRDAWMMHRHHADAAAAKEAMKQHANVKIPSQLFLGYDLVGPKAQLKAYFLPIFKHFATGRSTDALAAEMIRSLEPFGPELEDQVRQMEQFLAGCSYPHFIDMVGIDCCDPAKARIKVYVRVNNVSRACVKYFLTMGGRLDDERTRRMLADMDRCWHHVIDEEAGYPDEQDKKPKDPATFHKGIVMAITLSPALNDGVVRTRPYCSWSNYQSSDWGAVGNFAMILKELGMEKEAETYVRGHTATASSV